From a region of the Sporosarcina ureilytica genome:
- the arsC gene encoding arsenate reductase (thioredoxin), with the protein MTKKTLYFLCTGNSCRSQMAEGWGKKYLSDHWEVFSAGIEAHGVNPKAVQAMKEVEVDISSQTSELIDINILNHADLVVTLCGDAKDSCPTIPPTVRHEHWGFDDPAKAEGTDENVWAVFQRVRDEIGEKINAFSKENTI; encoded by the coding sequence ATGACTAAAAAGACACTTTATTTTTTATGTACAGGGAATTCTTGCCGTAGCCAAATGGCTGAAGGGTGGGGGAAAAAGTATCTAAGTGATCACTGGGAAGTATTCAGCGCTGGCATTGAAGCGCATGGCGTCAACCCAAAAGCCGTTCAAGCAATGAAGGAAGTAGAAGTAGATATCTCAAGCCAAACTTCAGAACTGATCGATATAAACATTTTAAATCATGCTGATTTAGTTGTTACATTATGCGGTGACGCGAAAGATAGTTGTCCAACGATACCGCCTACCGTTCGCCATGAACACTGGGGATTTGATGACCCTGCAAAAGCTGAAGGAACGGATGAAAATGTTTGGGCAGTTTTCCAACGGGTTCGTGATGAAATTGGAGAAAAGATCAATGCTTTTTCTAAGGAAAACACAATTTAA